Sequence from the Zonotrichia albicollis isolate bZonAlb1 unplaced genomic scaffold, bZonAlb1.hap1 Scaffold_257, whole genome shotgun sequence genome:
gagctctgggcagcaccaagggcctctccccagcccaacccagccggctctggccccacagctctgctcaggccaggctgctctgggcactgccccacggcctcagcccctggcaagggcacagcagcagctgcagctgccacaggactcagccccagccatgggggaaggggtttggccaaggccaaaggaggctccctggctgccctgctcccctcggtctgaggtgctgagagctctgcagcccctgctgccatcccatctgcccagggcagcacaagagccccggccttAGAGCCCTcatgagctgctcctgctccaggcccagggcccatgccaaagctggggcagccacaaagctgtgcccatttctgttcgttgctgctctgatggggatggatcctcagccacttggaggttgaTGATGAATTTTAACACACCAGAGGCCTCTTAACTTTTGAGATCTTCAGTTATGGAATTCAGTAAAAGAGGGTCATAAGCATTTCTTCTAACATACCCGAAGAATAAAAGCCCCAAGGAGTTATCTAAATGTTCAATTCTGTGGttaactgaaaaaaatttcagaagtgtattcaaagtgaataaaAAACTACTGAGGGTAATGCAGAGAGAACTGTttgtcctcttttttttcctgtttatagaTGGATATCGGCAATGTCCATTTGATATGGACCCACAGCACCTTCTAATGCAGCCTGAAAAGATAGAAAAATCAAGACTCTTCATGGCTGATAATCAATCAGACTTTGTCCCTTCCCCCactccaccatttccctcatccaaatcctggcactcctatggatcaggaatagtgtggccagcaggaccagggcagtgaatcttcccctgtgcccctgagctctgctttgggcagcacctcgagtgctatCTAATTCTAGGCCCCTTTGGGTGGTCAATAGGATGAaatttctgccagggaaaagcaaagctgaagccaaggaaattctcagggcagtttgggggtggctgccaggcagccctggctctgagcaacagcgtctgcagtaaGACAgaaaactcccagctgatgggaacaaactttccagctgactgcagagggcaggacaaagctgagtgctttccctggtgtcccccagcccttgctggccccaggggctgatggcatttgtgctccctcaggttcttGTCCCCACACAAACAGCATGgggctgctccccctgctctgtgcaatgcaaacaggggctgctgagccagtgctgccgtgtctgtgcctgcaaggatggggcacctgtgtgagctgggggagaggccagggctgcagagggaggatgttgttggcagctccatgaggacgctctgggacgctgccctgggctgtgcagcgcactggggatggatcagcccctgctctgctgctccttcctgtctgccccagggcccttgcagagccccagccctgctgtttgccctcagcctgcccacggccagcctggggctgctcacggggcttttctgtgctgagcattggcctgggcatgttcttgagagagcctgggcaaggagcctggagcccccagggcctgggctgaggtgtcagcactgccccagcagtgcccatggcctgtccctgctgcagccccggcactgccacccccagggctgtgcccggccccgagagcactcaggccctgcagcaacaccagggccaccagggcagcggggcagggccacggcagcagcactggcaacaccaagtgctgctgctgctgggcacagctgctgggccagcactgatctgcctcagctctgcacacagacattgctgctgcagctccagagaaggcaacaaaagggcatctctgcagaaaactctgctgggagatcctttagttacTTTAAAGCCACCAGGAGCAtggcccctcattgacacagtctgtgagCTCAGGGAAGGTAGAGAGAAGCAATATGAGAAAAGGCCCAAACACTGATATTTAATTATGGACAAtataaaaaacctaaaaaaaaggggaaaaaacccacagccaaaccaacaagaaatattaaaaattgcttttattacaagtgatttgcaaaCACTGGCctgcagtttaatgtttctgaaagcatccagtcatcagtctccacactgcagccttgagctcctggttcctcaggctgtagatgagggggttcagggctggaggcaccaccgagtacagaactgacagggccagatccagggatggggaggacatggaggggggcttcaagTGAGCAAAGATTagagtgctgaggaacagggtgagaacagccaggtgagggaggcaggtggaaaaggctttgtgccgtccctcctccgaggggatcctcagcacggccctgaagatctgcacataggagaaaacaatgaacacaaaacatcCAAGTCCTAAAGATGCACTAACAGCAATGAGCCCCAGTTGTTTAAAgttggagtgtgagcaggagagcttgagaatctgtgggatttcacagaagaattgGCCCAggacattgccatggcacaggggcagggaaaatgtattggctgtgtgcagcagagcattgagaaagccactggcccaggcagctgctgccatgtgggcacaagctctgctgcccaggagggtctcgtagtgcaggggtttgcagatggacacatagcggtcatagcacatgatggtcaggaggaaaagctctgctgagatgaagaacataaagaaaaagagctgtgtgGCACATCCTGcataggagatgtccctggtgtcccagagggaattgtgcatggctttggggacagtggtgcagatcatgcccaggtcagtgagggccaggttgagcaggaagaagaacatgggcgtgtgcaggtggtggccgcaggctacagcgctgatgatgaggctgttgcccaggagggcagccagggagatgcccagcaagaggcagaagtgcaggagctgcagctgctgcgtgtctgccagtgccagcaggaggaagtgcctgatgcaGCTGCTGTTGAACATTTGCTGTGTTACCTTAgcatggggatctgtaaaaAAAG
This genomic interval carries:
- the LOC141727934 gene encoding olfactory receptor 14J1-like, with product MFNSSCIRHFLLLALADTQQLQLLHFCLLLGISLAALLGNSLIISAVACGHHLHTPMFFFLLNLALTDLGMICTTVPKAMHNSLWDTRDISYAGCATQLFFFMFFISAELFLLTIMCYDRYVSICKPLHYETLLGSRACAHMAAAAWASGFLNALLHTANTFSLPLCHGNVLGQFFCEIPQILKLSCSHSNFKQLGLIAVSASLGLGCFVFIVFSYVQIFRAVLRIPSEEGRHKAFSTCLPHLAVLTLFLSTLIFAHLKPPSMSSPSLDLALSVLYSVVPPALNPLIYSLRNQELKAAVWRLMTGCFQKH